DNA from Hippoglossus hippoglossus isolate fHipHip1 chromosome 1, fHipHip1.pri, whole genome shotgun sequence:
cacatcaatctTTACAATTCAATTTAAACAGCCTACCTAAGATTATGTAGGATCAATGCCGTGAACCTGTTTGTTGGTCTTTCCAACAAAAGTTCAGTAGGTTATATAAATACTCTGTAATCGTAGAATATGTATCAGCTacagggcggctgtggctgaggggtagagcggtcgtcctccaacctgaaggtcggcaattcgatccccagtcttccccatctgcatgccgaagtgtccttgggcaagatgctgaaccccgaattgcccctcatagaacaacaaagtaataatagatgcactgtatgaatgtgtgtgtgaatgggtgaatgaaaaactgtactgtaaagagctttgagtggtcatcaagactagaaaagcactacataaatacaaaaccatttaccattaccATTTACATATAAAATACCTACAATATATACGTTCTTTACAAGATCCAAAATTTGTACCTCTTTGTTTGATGAACTTCACAAGTTCTTCCTCTGTACCTACATATAAGTACTGATACCTGATGTATTTGTACAGCATTCGTACAAAATATTACACTGTACGTTAATCTAAACTGTTATCCAAAAATTAGCATAGATGTGCAGATTACTTTAGCCAATGGGGTTGCGTAAATCTTCACAATGTGATTGGTGCCTCAGAGGCCGACGGGACAGAGGaacagatttaaaaagactGTTGCATCTGGAGGACAGTCACTGAGACGCTGAATGACAGCGATGGCTCGTCTCACAACTCTTCTCGTTGCCATGTGGCTTGGTGAGTAGGCAGCAATTCTCTCTGTGTTCTAGTTTCAAACTGTTTCAGTAAAGCAATGCatcacatttctgtcttttatcaAGGTGTGAAAGTGAAGGAGTTTGTGACATGACTGGGTCTGACCAAGaaatactgctgctgcttctttttctttttgtcagatACTGTGATAAGGTGTTGTTCTCTGTCTCATTCAGGTGTGACAGTGAGCACAGTGGTTGATCTGGAGAAGAGAATCATCGGAGGTCAAGAGTGTGGACCAAATGAGCGTCTGTACCATGTCCAGCTGAAAGACAGTGCAGGTTCCTGTGGCGGCTCTCTGATCAGTGACCAGTGGATTCTGACTGCAGCTCACTGCGTTGAGCCAGGAGAGTGAGACAGTGAAacaacttttactttaatgCTCTGATGCACCGGTCATTAATGGTTTGATGTAAAACTATGATTAATAACCAACAGTATTAGAATATGACGTGTTGACTGTGATTCAGTGATGTTTAAACTTTTACCTGTAGGAATGTCATCGCATATATAGGAGTGCATCATGGTACTCTTAAAGAAGTGGAAATCACACATCCACCTGTGATCTACATCAACAACAACCAGAAACACGACCTCATGTTACTGAAGCTGCCTAAAGCAGTTGTAGATATCAAACCTGTACGAGCTCCCGACTGTCAACATCCTCCCAAGAGGTGAGTTCTCATCCTTCcagtgaacatgtgaaaataaaaaatagaattaGTTAATTAACTACGTATagtttcaaaatatattttaattttaatttttgttttttacagaagtGATACGGTTCAGATTGCAGGTCACGGTTCCACGAAGGTTGGCCCAAATAATGAAAGAAGTGAGATTAatgttatttgattatttttataatctttttttccttgtgttcttgttttgttaagagacaaatatttaaatcaatcaggtttttgtttgtcttcttaTTGTGTTGcttatttatacaaaataaCTCTTGTAGGTTCAATGTAATTTATTAAAGTGTCAATAAGTATAATAATCTTCCGGTGGTGAGTTCACTGGTAAAAACTTTTGTTCTCCTCAGAACCTGGTTCTTCAACAACTCTGCATTGTGCTGATATGAACGTCACCGACTGTCAAGAGCTCATAACATATCTGATCACAGATCATAAGCAATATTACGATGCCAAACAACATGAGCACTGGATCTGTGCCTCTAGACATGGGGTGGATACATGTGGCGTGAGTACATGTCTTCTaactttgtttcatttcttcagCTGTAACAAGTTTCAATTGTTtgttaaaaatagaaatgttaatgattacagaaaaaaaatgcaataaacaCACGTATGTCTCTCACAGGGTGACTCTGGTGGAGGAGTGGTGTACCAGGGCAGGATTTATGGTGTCCATAAAATGGGTCATCCTACACATGCCTGTGTTGAACCAGCTGGATTTATGAATCTCTGTTATGAGCCATACTTGAACTGGATCAGAGCTACTATCAACCCACCAGGAGCAAATGCAGCTTTTGGTTAATGGTGAAATCTTCAGTTATTTAACAGACATTTCACATCTAAATTTACAGTTGATGTCATTGTTCATTAAATCTTTAACTATCATTTGTTAATTCGTGAAATATTTGTTATACAATTGTATAGgaatttgtaaaataaacaattgtGCCTTTTCCCATATGTAAATTCTATAGATGGCTTCTGTTATCATACAGTCTTTGTATTGGAAACAAAACTACAACGGTAGACATAATAATATTCTGTTCTTCTTTTaccaaaactgaaaagaaaatgaacaatttGACTTTCTTTCCCCAACGTTCTgtcaactgaaataaaatgagtaTCAATGCATTCGTGGCTTGTTGTTTTTAAGGTTTTAGTGTCAAAGTCAAACTATACACATGAGCACATTCCTGCACAATGTAAAACTTCTTTAGTCAATGTTTTGTCTTACCTTTACCACCAATGAATTGAATGACTACCCTGCGGGACTGTGAGAAATCGCCAGTGAGGAGAGAACATGTTTTATGGATTCTCTTTACTTTTTCATGCGTTGTTTATCTATTTAAGTTCATCTCCACGTGGAACACTTGTGggaagacaaaacaaatgcatcaaAATAGCTCAATCAACATCTCTGCTTTTACCATAGCATGAAGATGTGTTTTGCATTTCACCATATTGAGAAGAAGACAGtaaaatcacagttttattcCAGCCCAGGTTAAGTGCACCTTGTTGGGTGCCGctgctggtgatgctggtagATAGAGTCTGCTTTTCCTCACAGAACTTTGTTGTGGGACTTAGAAAGtaatgacaaacagaaaacacaaacctttaGTAAACAAGCACAACTGGGAAGTTGCAAATTTCTCACAACCTGAAAAATCTTTGCCTCATCTTTGCCTTTCTGTCCCTTCTGGTGTAGAAACATGATGATGTTCTCTGCCagtgaaaacaacatcattcTTGGTTCCAGGTGATTttacacactaatgaaaacatgtgaactTCATATTAAATCTTGCTGATAGAGCCCTGTAAACCTTTCCCACTGTACCTCTAAGTCAGTTTCACTTTCCTCCAGTTTATGGAGTGTAAGAGCAGAAACTGTTGGTAGGAATGGAAAACGTCCTTTGCATAAATGTGCACAGGTCCGCAGCCAATAGGATCGTGTTGATAAGTGTTCGTGGTTTGACCGTCAGCTGCCACTgctgagacagacagaaggtGATGATATGACTGAGAACAATGGCTCAACTGATGCTTCTTCTCTATCGGCTGTGGCTCAGTAGAGTATTCAAATGCTTTCTATAAATTATACTGGTCAAGCTTTGTTTTTACGATGCTGTGTTAAAGTACTCGTGTTTAAATTTTCGTGTTTAGTTTCACATTTGAATAGATTGAATCAGTTGCTGCATTTGTCTGTATGCAGTTCATCCTAAGTTTGGAAGTTTGTATCCACAAGTAGAGCTATGATACAATATTGTTATGTTCGTGCAGGAAAATCTGATATtatcatcatccatccatccatccatccatccatcatccatccatctgtctgctTTTTACAGGCATCATATTGATGAACCGAACTACCCTAAAACAGCATTTGGTCATTGACAGGCACTTCTGTTACAGTTGTGTATGTCGCCTGTTCAGTTTAATATCGCACAAGACTCAACTGAACAGAACCTTTTTGTGATGTTGAGATTTGTGTAGCAAAGTCCAACTGATATAATTACAGTTATATGAAACAAGACTCCTGTTATCCAAGCAAGACTGAGGGTAGAAcggtttatttattcatctctcACGTTTAGCTTTAACAGTGATTACGTTTGTcatgcagtttttatttcttcttgcATTGTCTAGCATTGTTTTCAACCACATTCGACCTGACTGCACATTTCAGGAAGCCTGCTACGGTGGAACACATCATCAAGCATTGATCCTAACTGGAGCTGTCAGCCCAGCAATCAGCAAGTCAAGGATAATCTGGTTTGAAAAGGCTGCCCACCTCACTGCTGCATACCAGGAGCCTTTGAGTAACACATCACTAAGcctctgaggaggaagaggaattgATTTAATGCAGGGACATGTTTCTGTGGTGAACACTTCCATCCATACCCAGTGTAGCAGTTTGTGCACAAACTGACTGTAAACCGTCTTTGAAAGACATGTTCaaattataaatacagaccgttTACCTTGGTCTGCTTCTTGTGTCCTGCAAACATTAAAGCACTGATCTATAGACGTACATCAGTTCAACTCATGTACTGCTAcggtgctttaaaaaaaaaggtacagtGCTTAAATGTTGATAAAACGTCACACAGTGCTATTCTTCATGGACACAGCAGAATTACGTTTCTTTAAAATGGGCTGGACAGTAGCGTGGTTTCATAAACATGCACTGGCCACGATTCTTTATAAACTAAAACCTACAATCCATTATGTTCATTCAGGAACAAACAGTTGAAGGATTTATGAGGTCAAGATAAATGTTTGAACTCTTTTGGCCGTTTACTGTTTTCTAAAGTGTACTTATCATGATATGGTGGTGCAGTCGTTGTGCATCTGATTGTGTATTCAACCCACACAGGATCATTTGTTCTCCcagacacacacttaaacaaatAATGAGCGATGTTGACCTTCATTT
Protein-coding regions in this window:
- the LOC117759596 gene encoding anionic trypsin-like produces the protein MTAMARLTTLLVAMWLGVTVSTVVDLEKRIIGGQECGPNERLYHVQLKDSAGSCGGSLISDQWILTAAHCVEPGE